From the Homo sapiens chromosome 1, GRCh38.p14 Primary Assembly genome, one window contains:
- the TTC24 gene encoding tetratricopeptide repeat protein 24 isoform X7, which yields MSSPNPEDVPRRPEPEPSSSNKKKKKRKWLRQEASIQALTRAGHGALQAGQNHEALNNFQRAFLLASKAPQTRDTPVLQACAFNLGAAYVETGDPARGLELLLRAHPEEKAQGRRHGDQCFNVALAYHALGELPQALAWYHRALGHYQPQGDQGEAWAKMGACYQALGQPELAAHCLQEASQAYAQERQLRAAALALGAAAGCMLKSGRHRVGEVVQVLEKSRRLAERSTERRLLGHLYNDLGLGYSQLQLFPLAVEAFLQALPLCWVPGEQATVLRNLGMAHNALGNYQEAREFHQKAADLHGSVGQRWEQGRSFGSLAFALSQLGDHKAARDNYLHALQAARDSGDMKGQWQACEGLGAAAARLGQYDQALKYYKEALAQCQKEPDSVRERLVAKLADTVRTRLAQVGLVQTHTLTSAPGRLQAPGGASQAEGTPAKAGSSTAGVQHRSSSGWEDEEFEEGHQKKKEERSANVPCVSFQAQ from the exons ATGTCTTCCCCCAACCCTGAGGATGTGCCCCGGAGGCCAGAACCTGAGCCCTCAAGCtccaataagaaaaagaagaaaagaaagtggctGCGGCAAGAAGCCAGCATCCAAGCCCTCACCAGGGCTGGCCATGGGGCCCTTCAGGCTGGCCAGAACCATGAAGCCTTGAACAACTTCCAGAGGGCcttccttctggcctccaagGCCCCACAAACCAGGGATACCCCTGTGCTCCAGGCCTGCGCCTTCAACCTGGGGGCTGCCTATGTGGAGACTGGGGACCCAGCCAGAGGCCTTGAGCTACTCCTGCGAGCCCACCCTGAAGAGAAGGCACAGGGCAGGCGACACGGCGACCAATGTTTCAATGTGGCTTTGGCCTACCATGCCCTCGGCGAGCTGCCTCAAGCTTTGGCCTGGTACCACAGGGCCCTGGGCCACTACCAGCCACAGGGTGACCAGGGAGAAGCCTGGGCAAAAATGGGAGCCTGCTACCAGGCTCTGGGACAGCCTGAGCTAGCAGCCCACTGCCTGCAGGAAGCAAGCCAGGCCTATGCTCAAGAGAGACAGCTGCGGGCCGCAGCCCTGGCACTGGGGGCTGCGGCAGGATGTATGCTGAAGAGTGGGCGGCATCGGGTGGGGGAAGTTGTGCAGGTGCTGGAGAAAAGCCGGAGGCTTGCCGAGAGGAGCACTGAGAGGCGACTGCTGG GGCACCTCTATAACGATCTAGGCCTGGGCTACTCCCAGCTCCAGCTGTTCCCGCTGGCCGTGGAGGCCTTCCTGCAGGCCCTGCCCCTGTGCTGGGTGCCAGGAGAGCAGGCCACAGTGCTAAGAAACCTCGGGATGGCCCACAATGCCCTCGGCAACTATCAGGAAGCTCGGGAGTTTCACCAGAAGGCTGCTGACCTACACG GCTCTGTGGGGCAGCGGTGGGAGCAGGGCCGGAGCTTTGGCAGCCTGGCCTTTGCATTGAGCCAGCTGGGGGACCACAAGGCTGCCAGAGACAACTACCTGCATGCCCTGCAGGCTGCCCGGGACTCTG GGGACATGAAGGGACAGTGGCAGGCCTGTGAGGGTCTGGGGGCTGCTGCAGCCAGGCTGGGGCAGTATGACCAGGCCTTGAAGTACTATAAGGAAGCACTGGCCCAGTGTCAG AAGGAGCCAGATTCTGTGCGAGAACGGCTGGTGGCCAAGCTGGCAGACACCGTGAGGACGCGCTTGGCCCAGGTGGGGCTGGTCCAGACTCACACCCTG ACTTCGGCTCCGGGAAGACTCCAGGCTCCAGGTGGGGCCAGCCAGGCGGAGGGGACCCCAGCAAAGGCAGGAAGCAGCACAGCAGGTGTCCAGCACAG ATCTTCCAGTGGGTGGGAAGATGAAGAGTTTGAGGAGGGCCaccagaagaaaaaagaggagaggtCGGCAAACGTTCCG TGTGTTTCCTTCCAGGCACAGTGA
- the TTC24 gene encoding tetratricopeptide repeat protein 24 isoform X5, protein MSSPNPEDVPRRPEPEPSSSNKKKKKRKWLRQEASIQALTRAGHGALQAGQNHEALNNFQRAFLLASKAPQTRDTPVLQACAFNLGAAYVETGDPARGLELLLRAHPEEKAQGRRHGDQCFNVALAYHALGELPQALAWYHRALGHYQPQGDQGEAWAKMGACYQALGQPELAAHCLQEASQAYAQERQLRAAALALGAAAGCMLKSGRHRVGEVVQVLEKSRRLAERSTERRLLGHLYNDLGLGYSQLQLFPLAVEAFLQALPLCWVPGEQATVLRNLGMAHNALGNYQEAREFHQKAADLHGSVGQRWEQGRSFGSLAFALSQLGDHKAARDNYLHALQAARDSGDMKGQWQACEGLGAAAARLGQYDQALKYYKEALAQCQEPDSVRERLVAKLADTVRTRLAQVGLVQTHTLTSAPGRLQAPGGASQAEGTPAKAGSSTAGVQHRSSSGWEDEEFEEGHQKKKEERSANVPVRAGPGRPELCFLPGTVNHSHHLASSCPTFTKHTPCRGTVLGKASIYSPGPRAHLPFVGPGPPRAEYPSILVPNGPQANRSSRWPRESLSRSRQRRPMESGICTIV, encoded by the exons ATGTCTTCCCCCAACCCTGAGGATGTGCCCCGGAGGCCAGAACCTGAGCCCTCAAGCtccaataagaaaaagaagaaaagaaagtggctGCGGCAAGAAGCCAGCATCCAAGCCCTCACCAGGGCTGGCCATGGGGCCCTTCAGGCTGGCCAGAACCATGAAGCCTTGAACAACTTCCAGAGGGCcttccttctggcctccaagGCCCCACAAACCAGGGATACCCCTGTGCTCCAGGCCTGCGCCTTCAACCTGGGGGCTGCCTATGTGGAGACTGGGGACCCAGCCAGAGGCCTTGAGCTACTCCTGCGAGCCCACCCTGAAGAGAAGGCACAGGGCAGGCGACACGGCGACCAATGTTTCAATGTGGCTTTGGCCTACCATGCCCTCGGCGAGCTGCCTCAAGCTTTGGCCTGGTACCACAGGGCCCTGGGCCACTACCAGCCACAGGGTGACCAGGGAGAAGCCTGGGCAAAAATGGGAGCCTGCTACCAGGCTCTGGGACAGCCTGAGCTAGCAGCCCACTGCCTGCAGGAAGCAAGCCAGGCCTATGCTCAAGAGAGACAGCTGCGGGCCGCAGCCCTGGCACTGGGGGCTGCGGCAGGATGTATGCTGAAGAGTGGGCGGCATCGGGTGGGGGAAGTTGTGCAGGTGCTGGAGAAAAGCCGGAGGCTTGCCGAGAGGAGCACTGAGAGGCGACTGCTGG GGCACCTCTATAACGATCTAGGCCTGGGCTACTCCCAGCTCCAGCTGTTCCCGCTGGCCGTGGAGGCCTTCCTGCAGGCCCTGCCCCTGTGCTGGGTGCCAGGAGAGCAGGCCACAGTGCTAAGAAACCTCGGGATGGCCCACAATGCCCTCGGCAACTATCAGGAAGCTCGGGAGTTTCACCAGAAGGCTGCTGACCTACACG GCTCTGTGGGGCAGCGGTGGGAGCAGGGCCGGAGCTTTGGCAGCCTGGCCTTTGCATTGAGCCAGCTGGGGGACCACAAGGCTGCCAGAGACAACTACCTGCATGCCCTGCAGGCTGCCCGGGACTCTG GGGACATGAAGGGACAGTGGCAGGCCTGTGAGGGTCTGGGGGCTGCTGCAGCCAGGCTGGGGCAGTATGACCAGGCCTTGAAGTACTATAAGGAAGCACTGGCCCAGTGTCAG GAGCCAGATTCTGTGCGAGAACGGCTGGTGGCCAAGCTGGCAGACACCGTGAGGACGCGCTTGGCCCAGGTGGGGCTGGTCCAGACTCACACCCTG ACTTCGGCTCCGGGAAGACTCCAGGCTCCAGGTGGGGCCAGCCAGGCGGAGGGGACCCCAGCAAAGGCAGGAAGCAGCACAGCAGGTGTCCAGCACAG ATCTTCCAGTGGGTGGGAAGATGAAGAGTTTGAGGAGGGCCaccagaagaaaaaagaggagaggtCGGCAAACGTTCCGGTGAGGGCTGGGCCGGGAAGACCAGAGC TGTGTTTCCTTCCAGGCACAGTGAATCATTCGCACCATCTAGCTTCTAGTTGCCCCACGTTTACCAAGCACACGCCCTGCAGAGGGACAGTCCTCGGCAAAGCCTCCATCTATA GTCCAGGACCCAGGGCCCATCTTCCATTTGTAGGTCCAGGCCCTCCCAGAGCGGAGTACCCTAGCATCTTGGTACCCAATGGCCCTCAAGCCAATAG GTCATCCAGGTGGCCCAGGGAAAGCCTCAGCAGGAGCCGCCAGAGGAGACCCATGGAGTCGGGCATCTGCACTATTGTGTGA
- the TTC24 gene encoding tetratricopeptide repeat protein 24 isoform X4, translating to MSSPNPEDVPRRPEPEPSSSNKKKKKRKWLRQEASIQALTRAGHGALQAGQNHEALNNFQRAFLLASKAPQTRDTPVLQACAFNLGAAYVETGDPARGLELLLRAHPEEKAQGRRHGDQCFNVALAYHALGELPQALAWYHRALGHYQPQGDQGEAWAKMGACYQALGQPELAAHCLQEASQAYAQERQLRAAALALGAAAGCMLKSGRHRVGEVVQVLEKSRRLAERSTERRLLGHLYNDLGLGYSQLQLFPLAVEAFLQALPLCWVPGEQATVLRNLGMAHNALGNYQEAREFHQKAADLHGSVGQRWEQGRSFGSLAFALSQLGDHKAARDNYLHALQAARDSGDMKGQWQACEGLGAAAARLGQYDQALKYYKEALAQCQKEPDSVRERLVAKLADTVRTRLAQVGLVQTHTLTSAPGRLQAPGGASQAEGTPAKAGSSTAGVQHRSSSGWEDEEFEEGHQKKKEERSANVPVRAGPGRPERPGPRAHLPFVGPGPPRAEYPSILVPNGPQANRWVLGGKKEAWRIAKKVECVAWDDFNETRLLLKLGEAGISCLGYRAPSPTLSLPFSNVNNPHPALEAQGMPCFLNGLMVGLSERQGAAGWGDMKLKPTPSFSGAHQQRSSRWPRESLSRSRQRRPMESGICTIV from the exons ATGTCTTCCCCCAACCCTGAGGATGTGCCCCGGAGGCCAGAACCTGAGCCCTCAAGCtccaataagaaaaagaagaaaagaaagtggctGCGGCAAGAAGCCAGCATCCAAGCCCTCACCAGGGCTGGCCATGGGGCCCTTCAGGCTGGCCAGAACCATGAAGCCTTGAACAACTTCCAGAGGGCcttccttctggcctccaagGCCCCACAAACCAGGGATACCCCTGTGCTCCAGGCCTGCGCCTTCAACCTGGGGGCTGCCTATGTGGAGACTGGGGACCCAGCCAGAGGCCTTGAGCTACTCCTGCGAGCCCACCCTGAAGAGAAGGCACAGGGCAGGCGACACGGCGACCAATGTTTCAATGTGGCTTTGGCCTACCATGCCCTCGGCGAGCTGCCTCAAGCTTTGGCCTGGTACCACAGGGCCCTGGGCCACTACCAGCCACAGGGTGACCAGGGAGAAGCCTGGGCAAAAATGGGAGCCTGCTACCAGGCTCTGGGACAGCCTGAGCTAGCAGCCCACTGCCTGCAGGAAGCAAGCCAGGCCTATGCTCAAGAGAGACAGCTGCGGGCCGCAGCCCTGGCACTGGGGGCTGCGGCAGGATGTATGCTGAAGAGTGGGCGGCATCGGGTGGGGGAAGTTGTGCAGGTGCTGGAGAAAAGCCGGAGGCTTGCCGAGAGGAGCACTGAGAGGCGACTGCTGG GGCACCTCTATAACGATCTAGGCCTGGGCTACTCCCAGCTCCAGCTGTTCCCGCTGGCCGTGGAGGCCTTCCTGCAGGCCCTGCCCCTGTGCTGGGTGCCAGGAGAGCAGGCCACAGTGCTAAGAAACCTCGGGATGGCCCACAATGCCCTCGGCAACTATCAGGAAGCTCGGGAGTTTCACCAGAAGGCTGCTGACCTACACG GCTCTGTGGGGCAGCGGTGGGAGCAGGGCCGGAGCTTTGGCAGCCTGGCCTTTGCATTGAGCCAGCTGGGGGACCACAAGGCTGCCAGAGACAACTACCTGCATGCCCTGCAGGCTGCCCGGGACTCTG GGGACATGAAGGGACAGTGGCAGGCCTGTGAGGGTCTGGGGGCTGCTGCAGCCAGGCTGGGGCAGTATGACCAGGCCTTGAAGTACTATAAGGAAGCACTGGCCCAGTGTCAG AAGGAGCCAGATTCTGTGCGAGAACGGCTGGTGGCCAAGCTGGCAGACACCGTGAGGACGCGCTTGGCCCAGGTGGGGCTGGTCCAGACTCACACCCTG ACTTCGGCTCCGGGAAGACTCCAGGCTCCAGGTGGGGCCAGCCAGGCGGAGGGGACCCCAGCAAAGGCAGGAAGCAGCACAGCAGGTGTCCAGCACAG ATCTTCCAGTGGGTGGGAAGATGAAGAGTTTGAGGAGGGCCaccagaagaaaaaagaggagaggtCGGCAAACGTTCCGGTGAGGGCTGGGCCGGGAAGACCAGAGC GTCCAGGACCCAGGGCCCATCTTCCATTTGTAGGTCCAGGCCCTCCCAGAGCGGAGTACCCTAGCATCTTGGTACCCAATGGCCCTCAAGCCAATAGGTGGGTCCTTGGGGGAAAGAAGGAGGCCTGGAGAATAGCAAAAAAAGTAGAATGTGTGGCTTGGGATGATTTTAATGAAACACGACTGCTGTTGAAGTTGGGGGAAGCTGGGATCTCATGCTTGGGATATAGGGCCCCGAGCCCCACTTTGTCTTTGCCCTTTAGCAATGTGAACAACCCTCACCCGGCTCTGGAAGCCCAGGGTATGCCCTGCTTCCTAAATGGCCTGATGGTAGGCCTCAGTGAAAGACAGGGTGCTGCAGGATGGGGGGATATGAAGCTTAAGCCAACTCCCTCCTTCTCTGGAGCCCACCAGCAGAG GTCATCCAGGTGGCCCAGGGAAAGCCTCAGCAGGAGCCGCCAGAGGAGACCCATGGAGTCGGGCATCTGCACTATTGTGTGA
- the TTC24 gene encoding tetratricopeptide repeat protein 24, whose product MSSPNPEDVPRRPEPEPSSSNKKKKKRKWLRQEASIQALTRAGHGALQAGQNHEALNNFQRAFLLASKAPQTRDTPVLQACAFNLGAAYVETGDPARGLELLLRAHPEEKAQGRRHGDQCFNVALAYHALGELPQALAWYHRALGHYQPQGDQGEAWAKMGACYQALGQPELAAHCLQEASQAYAQERQLRAAALALGAAAGCMLKSGRHRVGEVVQVLEKSRRLAERSTERRLLGHLYNDLGLGYSQLQLFPLAVEAFLQALPLCWVPGEQATVLRNLGMAHNALGNYQEAREFHQKAADLHGSVGQRWEQGRSFGSLAFALSQLGDHKAARDNYLHALQAARDSGDMKGQWQACEGLGAAAARLGQYDQALKYYKEALAQCQKEPDSVRERLVAKLADTVRTRLAQVGLVQTHTLTSAPGRLQAPGGASQAEGTPAKAGSSTAGVQHRSSSGWEDEEFEEGHQKKKEERSANVPVRAGPGRPELCFLPGTVNHSHHLASSCPTFTKHTPCRGTVLGKASIYSPGPRAHLPFVGPGPPRAEYPSILVPNGPQANRSSRWPRESLSRSRQRRPMESGICTIV is encoded by the exons ATGTCTTCCCCCAACCCTGAGGATGTGCCCCGGAGGCCAGAACCTGAGCCCTCAAGCtccaataagaaaaagaagaaaagaaagtggctGCGGCAAGAAGCCAGCATCCAAGCCCTCACCAGGGCTGGCCATGGGGCCCTTCAGGCTGGCCAGAACCATGAAGCCTTGAACAACTTCCAGAGGGCcttccttctggcctccaagGCCCCACAAACCAGGGATACCCCTGTGCTCCAGGCCTGCGCCTTCAACCTGGGGGCTGCCTATGTGGAGACTGGGGACCCAGCCAGAGGCCTTGAGCTACTCCTGCGAGCCCACCCTGAAGAGAAGGCACAGGGCAGGCGACACGGCGACCAATGTTTCAATGTGGCTTTGGCCTACCATGCCCTCGGCGAGCTGCCTCAAGCTTTGGCCTGGTACCACAGGGCCCTGGGCCACTACCAGCCACAGGGTGACCAGGGAGAAGCCTGGGCAAAAATGGGAGCCTGCTACCAGGCTCTGGGACAGCCTGAGCTAGCAGCCCACTGCCTGCAGGAAGCAAGCCAGGCCTATGCTCAAGAGAGACAGCTGCGGGCCGCAGCCCTGGCACTGGGGGCTGCGGCAGGATGTATGCTGAAGAGTGGGCGGCATCGGGTGGGGGAAGTTGTGCAGGTGCTGGAGAAAAGCCGGAGGCTTGCCGAGAGGAGCACTGAGAGGCGACTGCTGG GGCACCTCTATAACGATCTAGGCCTGGGCTACTCCCAGCTCCAGCTGTTCCCGCTGGCCGTGGAGGCCTTCCTGCAGGCCCTGCCCCTGTGCTGGGTGCCAGGAGAGCAGGCCACAGTGCTAAGAAACCTCGGGATGGCCCACAATGCCCTCGGCAACTATCAGGAAGCTCGGGAGTTTCACCAGAAGGCTGCTGACCTACACG GCTCTGTGGGGCAGCGGTGGGAGCAGGGCCGGAGCTTTGGCAGCCTGGCCTTTGCATTGAGCCAGCTGGGGGACCACAAGGCTGCCAGAGACAACTACCTGCATGCCCTGCAGGCTGCCCGGGACTCTG GGGACATGAAGGGACAGTGGCAGGCCTGTGAGGGTCTGGGGGCTGCTGCAGCCAGGCTGGGGCAGTATGACCAGGCCTTGAAGTACTATAAGGAAGCACTGGCCCAGTGTCAG AAGGAGCCAGATTCTGTGCGAGAACGGCTGGTGGCCAAGCTGGCAGACACCGTGAGGACGCGCTTGGCCCAGGTGGGGCTGGTCCAGACTCACACCCTG ACTTCGGCTCCGGGAAGACTCCAGGCTCCAGGTGGGGCCAGCCAGGCGGAGGGGACCCCAGCAAAGGCAGGAAGCAGCACAGCAGGTGTCCAGCACAG ATCTTCCAGTGGGTGGGAAGATGAAGAGTTTGAGGAGGGCCaccagaagaaaaaagaggagaggtCGGCAAACGTTCCGGTGAGGGCTGGGCCGGGAAGACCAGAGC TGTGTTTCCTTCCAGGCACAGTGAATCATTCGCACCATCTAGCTTCTAGTTGCCCCACGTTTACCAAGCACACGCCCTGCAGAGGGACAGTCCTCGGCAAAGCCTCCATCTATA GTCCAGGACCCAGGGCCCATCTTCCATTTGTAGGTCCAGGCCCTCCCAGAGCGGAGTACCCTAGCATCTTGGTACCCAATGGCCCTCAAGCCAATAG GTCATCCAGGTGGCCCAGGGAAAGCCTCAGCAGGAGCCGCCAGAGGAGACCCATGGAGTCGGGCATCTGCACTATTGTGTGA
- the TTC24 gene encoding tetratricopeptide repeat protein 24 isoform X3 → MSSPNPEDVPRRPEPEPSSSNKKKKKRKWLRQEASIQALTRAGHGALQAGQNHEALNNFQRAFLLASKAPQTRDTPVLQACAFNLGAAYVETGDPARGLELLLRAHPEEKAQGRRHGDQCFNVALAYHALGELPQALAWYHRALGHYQPQGDQGEAWAKMGACYQALGQPELAAHCLQEASQAYAQERQLRAAALALGAAAGCMLKSGRHRVGEVVQVLEKSRRLAERSTERRLLGHLYNDLGLGYSQLQLFPLAVEAFLQALPLCWVPGEQATVLRNLGMAHNALGNYQEAREFHQKAADLHGSVGQRWEQGRSFGSLAFALSQLGDHKAARDNYLHALQAARDSGDMKGQWQACEGLGAAAARLGQYDQALKYYKEALAQCQKEPDSVRERLVAKLADTVRTRLAQVGLVQTHTLTSAPGRLQAPGGASQAEGTPAKAGSSTAGVQHRSSSGWEDEEFEEGHQKKKEERSANVPVRAGPGRPELCFLPGTVNHSHHLASSCPTFTKHTPCRGTVLGKASIYSPGPRAHLPFVGPGPPRAEYPSILVPNGPQANRWVLGGKKEAWRIAKKVECVAWDDFNETRLLLKLGEAGISCLGYRAPSPTLSLPFSNVNNPHPALEAQGMPCFLNGLMVGLSERQGAAGWGDMKLKPTPSFSGAHQQR, encoded by the exons ATGTCTTCCCCCAACCCTGAGGATGTGCCCCGGAGGCCAGAACCTGAGCCCTCAAGCtccaataagaaaaagaagaaaagaaagtggctGCGGCAAGAAGCCAGCATCCAAGCCCTCACCAGGGCTGGCCATGGGGCCCTTCAGGCTGGCCAGAACCATGAAGCCTTGAACAACTTCCAGAGGGCcttccttctggcctccaagGCCCCACAAACCAGGGATACCCCTGTGCTCCAGGCCTGCGCCTTCAACCTGGGGGCTGCCTATGTGGAGACTGGGGACCCAGCCAGAGGCCTTGAGCTACTCCTGCGAGCCCACCCTGAAGAGAAGGCACAGGGCAGGCGACACGGCGACCAATGTTTCAATGTGGCTTTGGCCTACCATGCCCTCGGCGAGCTGCCTCAAGCTTTGGCCTGGTACCACAGGGCCCTGGGCCACTACCAGCCACAGGGTGACCAGGGAGAAGCCTGGGCAAAAATGGGAGCCTGCTACCAGGCTCTGGGACAGCCTGAGCTAGCAGCCCACTGCCTGCAGGAAGCAAGCCAGGCCTATGCTCAAGAGAGACAGCTGCGGGCCGCAGCCCTGGCACTGGGGGCTGCGGCAGGATGTATGCTGAAGAGTGGGCGGCATCGGGTGGGGGAAGTTGTGCAGGTGCTGGAGAAAAGCCGGAGGCTTGCCGAGAGGAGCACTGAGAGGCGACTGCTGG GGCACCTCTATAACGATCTAGGCCTGGGCTACTCCCAGCTCCAGCTGTTCCCGCTGGCCGTGGAGGCCTTCCTGCAGGCCCTGCCCCTGTGCTGGGTGCCAGGAGAGCAGGCCACAGTGCTAAGAAACCTCGGGATGGCCCACAATGCCCTCGGCAACTATCAGGAAGCTCGGGAGTTTCACCAGAAGGCTGCTGACCTACACG GCTCTGTGGGGCAGCGGTGGGAGCAGGGCCGGAGCTTTGGCAGCCTGGCCTTTGCATTGAGCCAGCTGGGGGACCACAAGGCTGCCAGAGACAACTACCTGCATGCCCTGCAGGCTGCCCGGGACTCTG GGGACATGAAGGGACAGTGGCAGGCCTGTGAGGGTCTGGGGGCTGCTGCAGCCAGGCTGGGGCAGTATGACCAGGCCTTGAAGTACTATAAGGAAGCACTGGCCCAGTGTCAG AAGGAGCCAGATTCTGTGCGAGAACGGCTGGTGGCCAAGCTGGCAGACACCGTGAGGACGCGCTTGGCCCAGGTGGGGCTGGTCCAGACTCACACCCTG ACTTCGGCTCCGGGAAGACTCCAGGCTCCAGGTGGGGCCAGCCAGGCGGAGGGGACCCCAGCAAAGGCAGGAAGCAGCACAGCAGGTGTCCAGCACAG ATCTTCCAGTGGGTGGGAAGATGAAGAGTTTGAGGAGGGCCaccagaagaaaaaagaggagaggtCGGCAAACGTTCCGGTGAGGGCTGGGCCGGGAAGACCAGAGC TGTGTTTCCTTCCAGGCACAGTGAATCATTCGCACCATCTAGCTTCTAGTTGCCCCACGTTTACCAAGCACACGCCCTGCAGAGGGACAGTCCTCGGCAAAGCCTCCATCTATA GTCCAGGACCCAGGGCCCATCTTCCATTTGTAGGTCCAGGCCCTCCCAGAGCGGAGTACCCTAGCATCTTGGTACCCAATGGCCCTCAAGCCAATAGGTGGGTCCTTGGGGGAAAGAAGGAGGCCTGGAGAATAGCAAAAAAAGTAGAATGTGTGGCTTGGGATGATTTTAATGAAACACGACTGCTGTTGAAGTTGGGGGAAGCTGGGATCTCATGCTTGGGATATAGGGCCCCGAGCCCCACTTTGTCTTTGCCCTTTAGCAATGTGAACAACCCTCACCCGGCTCTGGAAGCCCAGGGTATGCCCTGCTTCCTAAATGGCCTGATGGTAGGCCTCAGTGAAAGACAGGGTGCTGCAGGATGGGGGGATATGAAGCTTAAGCCAACTCCCTCCTTCTCTGGAGCCCACCAGCAGAGGTAA
- the TTC24 gene encoding tetratricopeptide repeat protein 24 isoform X1 — translation MSSPNPEDVPRRPEPEPSSSNKKKKKRKWLRQEASIQALTRAGHGALQAGQNHEALNNFQRAFLLASKAPQTRDTPVLQACAFNLGAAYVETGDPARGLELLLRAHPEEKAQGRRHGDQCFNVALAYHALGELPQALAWYHRALGHYQPQGDQGEAWAKMGACYQALGQPELAAHCLQEASQAYAQERQLRAAALALGAAAGCMLKSGRHRVGEVVQVLEKSRRLAERSTERRLLGHLYNDLGLGYSQLQLFPLAVEAFLQALPLCWVPGEQATVLRNLGMAHNALGNYQEAREFHQKAADLHGSVGQRWEQGRSFGSLAFALSQLGDHKAARDNYLHALQAARDSGDMKGQWQACEGLGAAAARLGQYDQALKYYKEALAQCQKEPDSVRERLVAKLADTVRTRLAQVGLVQTHTLTSAPGRLQAPGGASQAEGTPAKAGSSTAGVQHRSSSGWEDEEFEEGHQKKKEERSANVPVRAGPGRPELCFLPGTVNHSHHLASSCPTFTKHTPCRGTVLGKASIYSPGPRAHLPFVGPGPPRAEYPSILVPNGPQANRWVLGGKKEAWRIAKKVECVAWDDFNETRLLLKLGEAGISCLGYRAPSPTLSLPFSNVNNPHPALEAQGMPCFLNGLMVGLSERQGAAGWGDMKLKPTPSFSGAHQQRSSRWPRESLSRSRQRRPMESGICTIV, via the exons ATGTCTTCCCCCAACCCTGAGGATGTGCCCCGGAGGCCAGAACCTGAGCCCTCAAGCtccaataagaaaaagaagaaaagaaagtggctGCGGCAAGAAGCCAGCATCCAAGCCCTCACCAGGGCTGGCCATGGGGCCCTTCAGGCTGGCCAGAACCATGAAGCCTTGAACAACTTCCAGAGGGCcttccttctggcctccaagGCCCCACAAACCAGGGATACCCCTGTGCTCCAGGCCTGCGCCTTCAACCTGGGGGCTGCCTATGTGGAGACTGGGGACCCAGCCAGAGGCCTTGAGCTACTCCTGCGAGCCCACCCTGAAGAGAAGGCACAGGGCAGGCGACACGGCGACCAATGTTTCAATGTGGCTTTGGCCTACCATGCCCTCGGCGAGCTGCCTCAAGCTTTGGCCTGGTACCACAGGGCCCTGGGCCACTACCAGCCACAGGGTGACCAGGGAGAAGCCTGGGCAAAAATGGGAGCCTGCTACCAGGCTCTGGGACAGCCTGAGCTAGCAGCCCACTGCCTGCAGGAAGCAAGCCAGGCCTATGCTCAAGAGAGACAGCTGCGGGCCGCAGCCCTGGCACTGGGGGCTGCGGCAGGATGTATGCTGAAGAGTGGGCGGCATCGGGTGGGGGAAGTTGTGCAGGTGCTGGAGAAAAGCCGGAGGCTTGCCGAGAGGAGCACTGAGAGGCGACTGCTGG GGCACCTCTATAACGATCTAGGCCTGGGCTACTCCCAGCTCCAGCTGTTCCCGCTGGCCGTGGAGGCCTTCCTGCAGGCCCTGCCCCTGTGCTGGGTGCCAGGAGAGCAGGCCACAGTGCTAAGAAACCTCGGGATGGCCCACAATGCCCTCGGCAACTATCAGGAAGCTCGGGAGTTTCACCAGAAGGCTGCTGACCTACACG GCTCTGTGGGGCAGCGGTGGGAGCAGGGCCGGAGCTTTGGCAGCCTGGCCTTTGCATTGAGCCAGCTGGGGGACCACAAGGCTGCCAGAGACAACTACCTGCATGCCCTGCAGGCTGCCCGGGACTCTG GGGACATGAAGGGACAGTGGCAGGCCTGTGAGGGTCTGGGGGCTGCTGCAGCCAGGCTGGGGCAGTATGACCAGGCCTTGAAGTACTATAAGGAAGCACTGGCCCAGTGTCAG AAGGAGCCAGATTCTGTGCGAGAACGGCTGGTGGCCAAGCTGGCAGACACCGTGAGGACGCGCTTGGCCCAGGTGGGGCTGGTCCAGACTCACACCCTG ACTTCGGCTCCGGGAAGACTCCAGGCTCCAGGTGGGGCCAGCCAGGCGGAGGGGACCCCAGCAAAGGCAGGAAGCAGCACAGCAGGTGTCCAGCACAG ATCTTCCAGTGGGTGGGAAGATGAAGAGTTTGAGGAGGGCCaccagaagaaaaaagaggagaggtCGGCAAACGTTCCGGTGAGGGCTGGGCCGGGAAGACCAGAGC TGTGTTTCCTTCCAGGCACAGTGAATCATTCGCACCATCTAGCTTCTAGTTGCCCCACGTTTACCAAGCACACGCCCTGCAGAGGGACAGTCCTCGGCAAAGCCTCCATCTATA GTCCAGGACCCAGGGCCCATCTTCCATTTGTAGGTCCAGGCCCTCCCAGAGCGGAGTACCCTAGCATCTTGGTACCCAATGGCCCTCAAGCCAATAGGTGGGTCCTTGGGGGAAAGAAGGAGGCCTGGAGAATAGCAAAAAAAGTAGAATGTGTGGCTTGGGATGATTTTAATGAAACACGACTGCTGTTGAAGTTGGGGGAAGCTGGGATCTCATGCTTGGGATATAGGGCCCCGAGCCCCACTTTGTCTTTGCCCTTTAGCAATGTGAACAACCCTCACCCGGCTCTGGAAGCCCAGGGTATGCCCTGCTTCCTAAATGGCCTGATGGTAGGCCTCAGTGAAAGACAGGGTGCTGCAGGATGGGGGGATATGAAGCTTAAGCCAACTCCCTCCTTCTCTGGAGCCCACCAGCAGAG GTCATCCAGGTGGCCCAGGGAAAGCCTCAGCAGGAGCCGCCAGAGGAGACCCATGGAGTCGGGCATCTGCACTATTGTGTGA